DNA from Triticum aestivum cultivar Chinese Spring chromosome 7D, IWGSC CS RefSeq v2.1, whole genome shotgun sequence:
agtcgtatagtagatgcgatcaacatggagatgttcacggatgatgactagtccgtctcacgtgatgatcggaacggcctagtttgactcggatcatgtatcacttagatgactagagggatgtctatctgagtgggagttcattaaataatcagatgaacttaattatcatgaacatagtcaaaaggtctttgcaaattatgtcatagcttacgctttagttctactgtttaagatatgttcctagagaaaatttagttgaaatttgatagtagcaattatgcggactgggtccgtgaactgaggattgtcctcattgctgcacataaggcttatgtccttaatgcaccgctcggtgtgctgaacctcgagcgtcgtctgtagatgttacgaaacatctgacatacacgttttgatgactacgtgatagttcagtgtgtgatgctaacggtttaaaattgtggcgacaagacggttttgaaacgtcgcagaacatatgagatgttccgaagactgaaattgggatttcagactagtgcccacgtcaagaggtatgagacctctgacaagtttcttaagcctgcaaactaagggagaaaagctcaatcgttgagcatgtgctcagattgtctgagtaccacaatcgcttgaatcgagtgggagttaatcttccagatgagacagtgatggttctccatagtcactgccaccaagctattagagcttcgtgatgaactataacatatcagggatagacatgatgatccttgagcaactcgcgatgtttgacaccgcgaaagtagaaatcaagaaggagcatcaattgttgatggttagtaaaaccgctagtttctagaagggcaagggaagaagggatacttcatgaaacagcaaatcatttgctgctctagtgaagaatcccaaggttgaacccaaacccgagactaagtgcttctgtaatgaggggaacggtcactgaagcaggactaccctagatacttggtagatgagaaggcaggcaaggtcgacagaagtatattggatatacattatatgaatgtgtgctttactagtactcctagcagcaccagggtattagataccggttcggttgctaagtgttagtaactcgaaataaaagctgcagaataaacggagactaactaaaggtgagatgacgatatgtgttggaagtgtttccaaggttgatgtgatcaagcatcgcatgctccctctaccatcgagattggtgttaaacctaaataattgttatttggtgtttgcgttgagcataaacatgattggattatgtttatcgcaatatggttattcatttaaggagaataatggttactctgtttatttgaataataccttcaatggtcttgcacctaaaatgaatctcgatcgcagtgatacacatgttcgtgccaaaagatataaaataataatgatagtaccacatacttgtggcactgccatttgagtcatattggtataaaacgcatgaagaagctccatgtagatggatctttggactcactcgtttttttaaagattgagacatgcgaaccatgtctattggtatatatgcatgaagaaactccatgcagatagatcgtttggaatcacttgattttgaatcacttgagacatgcaaatcataccacatgggcaagatgactgaaaggcctcgttttcagtaagatggaacaagaaagcaacttgttggaagtaatacattttgatgtgtgcagtccaatgagtgctgaggcacgcagtggatatcgttatgttcttacttcacagatgatttgagtagatgctgagtgtatttacttgatgaaacacaagtctgaattattgaaaggttcaagtaatttcagagtgaagttgaagatcgtcgtgacaagaggataaaatgtctatgatatgatcatagagatatctgagttacgagtttggcacacaattaagacattgtggaaagtgtttcacaattaataccgcctggaacaccacagtgtgatggtgtgtccgaacatcataactgcaccctattggatatggtgcataccatgatgtctcttatcgaattaccactatcgtttatgggttaggcattagagacaaccgcattcactttaaaaggggcaccacgcaattccgttgagacgacaccctttagagaaacctaagttgtcgtttcttaaaagtttggggctgcgatgcttatgtggaaaaagtttcggactgataagctcgaacccaaagcagataaatgcatcttcatagaatacccaaaacagttgggtacacctcctatttcagatctggaagcaaaagtaattgcttctagaaacgggtcctttctcgaggaaaagttcctctcgaaagaatgagtgggaggatggtagagacttgatgaggttattgaaccgtcacttctactagtgtgtagcagggcacaagaagttgttcctgtggcacctacaccaattgaagtggaagcttatgatagtgatcatgaaacttcggatcaagtcattaccaaacctcgtaggtcgataaggatgcgtactacatcagagtggtacgtgatcctgtcttggaagtcatgttgctagacaacaatgaacctacgagctatggagaagcgatggtgggcccggattccgacgaatggctcgaggccatgaaatccgagagaggatccatgtataaaagcaaagtgtagactttggaagaactacttgatggtcgtaaggctgttgggtgcagatggattttaaaaggaagacagacaatgatggtaagggtcaccattaagaaagctcggcttgtcgttaagatgttttccgacaagttcaaggagttgactacgatgagactttctcactcgtagcgatgctaagagtctgttggaattgtattagcagttactgcattatttatgaaatcttgcagataggatgtcaaaacactgtttcctcgacgattttctagaggaaaggttgtatgtgatacaaccagaaggttttgccaatcctgaaagatgctaacaagtatgcaatgctccagcaatccttctgaggactggtgtaagcatctcggagttggaatgtacgctttgatgagatgatcaaagattttgggtttatacaaagtttgttagaaacttgtatttacaataaagtgagtgggagcgctacaacatttctgataagtatatgtgaatgacatattgttgatccgaaatgatgtagaatttctggaaagcataaagggttgtttgaaaggagtttttcaaaggaagacctggataaagctgcttgcatattgggcatcaagatctatagagatagatcaagaagcctgatgatactttcaaagaacgcacaccttgacatgattttgaaagagttcaaaatagatcagaaaagaaggaattcttggctgtgttacaaggtgtgagttttgagtaagactcaagacctgaccacagcagaagagagagaaaggacgaaggtcgtctcctatgatttagacgtaggctctacagtatgctatgctgtgtaccgcacatgaagtgtgccttgccatgagttggtcaaggggtacaatagtgatccgggaatggatcacatgacagcggtcaaacttatccttagtatctagtggactaaggaattttctcgattatggaggtgaaaaggagttcgttgtaaagggttacgtcgatgcaaactttgacactaatccggatgactctgagtagtaaaccggattcgtatagtagagcagttatttgaaatggctccaagtcgcgcgtggtagctgcatccacaagatgacatagatattcgtaaagcacacacggatctgaaaggttcagactcgttgactaataacctctctcacaagtaagatatgaacaaaccccatgggtgttggattcattacattcacatggtgatgtgaactcttgggtattaatcacatggcgatgtgaactagattattgactctagtgcaagtgggagactgttagaaatatgccctagaggcaataataaattggttattattatatttccttgttcatgataatcgtttattatccatgctaaaattgtattgataggaaactcagatacatgtgtggatacatagacaacaccatgtccctagtaagcctctaggagactagctcgttgatcaatagatggttacggtttcctgaccatggacattggatgtcgttgataaggggatcacatcattaggagaatgatgtgatggacaagacccaatcctaagcctagcacaagatcgtgtagttcgtttgctaagagcttttcttatgtcaagtatcatttccttagaccatgagattgtgcaactcccggataccgtaggaatgctttgggtgtaccaaacgtcacaacgtaactgggtggctataaaggtgcactacaggtatctccgaaagtgtctgttgggttggcacgaatcgagactgggatttgtcactccatgtaaacggagaggtatctctgggcccactcggtaggacatcatcataaatgtgcacaatgtgaccaaggagttgatcacgggatgatgtgttacggaacgagtaaagagacttgccggtaatgagattgaacaaggtatcgggataccgacgatcgaatctcgggcaagtactataccgctagacaaagggaattgtatacgggattgattgaatccccgacatcgtggttcatccgatgagatcatcgtggaacatgcgagagccaacatgggtatccagatcccgctgttggttattggccggagaacgtctcggtcatgtctgcatggttctcgaacccgtagggtctacacacttaaggttcgatgacgctagggttatagggaatagatatacgtggttaccgaatgttgttcggagtcccggatgagatcccggacgtcacgaggagttccggaatggtccggaggtaaagatttatatatgggaagtcccgttttggctaccagaagagtttcgggcgtcaccggtaatgtaccgggaccaccggagggttccgggggtccaccgggaggggccaccagccccgaagggccctatgggctgtatgtggagagggaccagccccttagtgggctaggcgccttccctcccagggcccatgcgcctgggggtttgggggaaccctaaggggaggcgccccccttgccttggggggcaaggcaacccccctggccgccgccccctcctcagattggatctgagggggccggcccccctctcccttgcccctatatatatgtggggggtgggagggcagcagcacccaagttctggcgcagccctccccctcttccatgccctcctcctctcccgcggtgcttggcgaagccctgcaggattgccacgctcctccatcaccaccacgccgtcgtgctgctgctggacggagtcttccccaacctctccctctctccttgctggatcaaggcgtgggagacgtcaccgggctgcacgtgtgttgaacgcggaggcaccgttcttcggtgcttagatcggaatcaaccgcgatctgaatcactacgagtacgactccttcatccgcgttcttgcaacgcttccgcatcgcgatctacaatggtatgtagatgcactacccttcccctcgttgctagattactccatagattgatcttggtgatgcgtagaaaattttgaatttctgctacgttccccaacagtggcatacccacggatacttgaggtgacattggagtatctaggtgacattagagttttggttgatgtgtgtcttaaggtgttattttactacgaactctagggctgtttgtgacacttataggaatagcccaatggattggtcggaaagaataactttgaggtggtttcgtaccctaccataatctcttcgtgtgttctccgctattagtgactttggtgtgactctttgttgcatgttgaggaatagttatatgatccaattatgttattattgttgagagaacttgcactagtgaaagtatgaaccctaggccttgtttcctagcattgcaataccgtttgtgctcacttttatcattagttaccttgctgtttttataatttcagattacaaaaacctatatctactatccatattgcacttgtatcaccatctcttcgccgaactagtgcacctatacaatttaccattgtattgggtgtgttggggacacaagggactctttgttatttggttgcagggttgtttgagagagaccatcttcaacctacgcctcccacggattgataaaccttaggtcatgcacttgagggaaatttgctgctgtcctacaaacctctgcacttgcaggcccaacaacgtctacaagaagaaggttgtgtagtagacataaataagttcacaaggtcactgaacccgcaagttgatcaccaaaacatacatcaagtaaatcacgtgaatatcccattgtcaccacagataagcacatgcaagacatacatcaagtgttctcaaatccttaaagactcaatgcgataagataacttcaaagggaaaacccaatccattacaagagagtagagggggagaaacatcataagatctaactataatagcaaagctcgcgatacatcaagatcgtaccgaatcaagaacacgagagagaaagatcaaacacatagctactggtacataccctcagccccgagggtgaactactccctcctcgtcatggagagcgccgggatgatgaagatggccaccggtgatggatcctcccctccggcagggtgccggaacagggtcccgattggtttttggtggctatagaggcttgcggcagcggaactcctgatctaggttattttctggaggtttctgtatatataggaatttttggcgtcgatctcacgtcaggggggtctccgagtcgtccacgagatagggggcgctcccagcgggttagggcgcgccctccaccctcgtggacggctcggaactcttctggcccaactcttttactccgggggcttcttttggtccataaaaatcatcaaaaattggcacgccaattggactccgtttggtattcctttctgtaaaactcaaaaacaaggaaaaaacagaaactggaactgggctctaggttaataggttagtcccaaagatcatataaaatagcatataaatgcatataaaacatcctagatggattatataatagcatggaataataaaaaaatatagatacgttggagacgtatcacatctccATGAGCACCGGCGATAAGGTCGATGAAGTAAAGGCGCAGtctccagcgaggaagagtagaacatgggagatgGACGGACCCACATGGGACACCAGGATCCACCGCCTCCCGTGGTCTattcatcctcggaggagtccacCCCTTGCCCGTGAccggtggacgtgaggtccacgAGGGAAATGGTGGCATCGGCGTTGTCGTCGTCCCACTGGGCAGGCTGATGGTTCGCCGGCGGCGCGTAGGAGGCGCAGCTggcgatgttctcctccgtgatcgTATGCAGCTGCGCCTCCACAGATGCCGCTTCCTGGCGGCCGGCGGCTTGAGCGCGGACGGCATCGTAGATGGACGCTGCTCCGCGCTGAACGCCACGGCCTCCTTGCTCGCACGCTCGCCTTAGATCTGACCCTCCGCCAGCCGGTGCTGCTCTAGGAGGAACAGGTTGTACCGTTGTTCCTCCTGTGCTTGTTGGAACGCCAACAAAGGCGCTGGCGCAAGCTGCACCTCCACCACGGCGGCGTTAAAGTGTGCCTGTGCCTGCTCCATGGTGAGGCCGGCATGCACAGGAAGCGCGGGAGCCGAGGTGGAGTCATCGGAGACCGTCTTCATCGTGGTGTCGTCCTCGTGGTGTCGTCCGAGACCTCGCGCGAGCTGGCCGGCAAGCTGGCCTCGATCCGGCTGGCATGGAGGCTCTGCTAGgcggcggtgatacgtctccaacatatctataatttttgcttgttccatgttgttatattatcattcttggatattttacaatcattttatagcaactttatatcattttttgggactaacctattgactcagtgcccagtgccagttgctgttttttgcttgttttttacatcgcaggaaatcaatatcaaacggagtccaaacaccgcgaaactttttgtggattttttgtggaccagaagacatccagtgggccagagaagcacctgaggggtgccccgagggggcacaacccaccagggcgccccccgtACCGCCTCTTCACCatataaatccccaaatattccaaaaaaacctCGCggtaaccctagatgagaagttctgccgccgcaagcctctatagccgtcaaaaaccaatctagaccccattccggcactccgccggaggggaaaatcAAAGGTTACAACTAAACACCGTGCACTTGCAGGCCATCACGTAGTTCTTTCCATTTTTATGAAACGGAGAGAGTGcacacccaccaccttcggctccTTGCACGTACAACAACTTCTAAGCACATGAGCGCCGGTATCACCTGAAACTTTCCCAACAAAAAATACAATATGTGCCACAAAATTTACGGTACCCCAAAAGTAATTGATTAGTTACACCAAGGTCTTAACTTTCGGtaggtttttattttttttgaaacggagcaATTGTACATCCACATGAACTAATTTCCTCCAACGATATGGCAATGTAGTTGTGCTAGATGCTTCCGCCGAAACAGTGACATTCTGCTCCATTCTTTCCACCGCACGAGCCAGGTTTGAACCGTTCGTCGCTCCCGGAACGGCCAAGCCATGAGCCAATAAATGCGAGTTAACCCAAAGCATGGAGCATATACATACATGACCCGTAACTGTAAGAGAGCCCTCCCCATGAAACTCGATTGAATGCCGGCCGGGATGGAAATGACCCGTAGCTTTCGTCGGTGTAATCAGTGATCACCGGCGACACGCGTTGGTGTTGCTCGCGAGCTTGCCCAATGCAACCCCACACTCTATTTAACCCCACCACACCCTTTGCCCAGACGCCCACAAAAAAATACAAAGTGTAGTGGAAGGGAAGAAGAAGGTGAGGAGAGGAGAACCGGCCGCCTCCCCTCCGCTCCCACCGCGCTTAAATGCGGTTTGTTTTGGTGGTTTTTCCGTAGGCGCGCTGCCCGTTTACTCTTACAAAAGCCTCGCCCGCCTCACTCCTCTGCTCCAGCCAGCCAGCTACTCCCGGTAGCGCACCCACCCCGCCTGCCAGTGACAGTGCCCAGCGCCAGCGGCCGGCGCGCACGCACCGGGACGTGAGGGCGGTCCGTCGAGGCGGCAATGCACATTGCCACGTGCGTGTGGCAGGAGAAGGCGGCGGCCATGGGCGCGGCGGCCGGGGGCAGGGCCGGCGAGTGCAGGGTGTCGCTCGTGGCGCTGctcgcggcggcggggcgcgcgctCAACTGCGTGGTGAGCTTTGTGGTGTTCTCCTTCCTCGACGTGCTGGACATGGTGCTCTGCCTGGTGTACAAGGTGGTGGACTACGCCGTGGAGGCCGAGTGGAAGCCCTGCTACTGCTCCGCCGCGGcgcgcgagggcggcggcggcggcggcgtagcaGGCGGCGCAGCGGGGGCGAAGGGGGCGCTGTCGTTCGTGGCcccgcgggctgcggcggcggcggggccgaagGTGGTGCGGCTGTCGTCGTCGTCGGCCAACAAGATGCAGCTGGAGGACGTGTCGGACACGCTCTACGTGCGCGCCTCGCTGCTCTCGGACGCCACACGGAAGCCGGGCCCCATCGCGCCGGCGCTGACCGTGAGCCCGGCCATCGCCGAGCTCATCCGGGGCAAGATCGACCGCGCGCCACGCCCGCCGCGGCAGGCGCCCTGCTGGTCCGACTGCGACTGCAAGATGTGCCACTCGTGGAGCACCGGCTCCCGCGCCTCCCACCTCTACGTGCACGtgcaggccccgccgccgccgccgccgggggccgGCGAGCAGGAGGCAGTCATCTTCATCCACGGCTTCATCTCCTCCTCCGTGTTCTGGACGGAGACGGTGTTCCCGGCGTTCAGCCTGGCGGCGCGCGGGCGGTACCGGATGTTCGCCGTGGACCTGCTGGGGTTCGGGCGGAGCCCCAAGCCGGCCGACTCGCTGTACACGCTGCGGGAGCACCTGGAGATGATCGAGCGCTCCGTGCTCCAGCGCTACCGCCTCAAGTCCTTCCACGTCGTGGCGCACTCCCTCGGCTCCgtcctcgccctcgcgctcgccgTCAAGTACCCCGGCGCCGTCAAGTCCCTCACGCTCCTCGCCCCGGTACGTATACGTTTCCCAGCCACGATGCGTGCCGGTGGCAGTGCCTGTGCCGTGTCCACCACCAGCTAGGCTAGCTGTTGCTGCAGCTGCGCATACGGAGTGCATGAACTTGCCATGCATTTAATCGCCGAACTCCGTCTCCCCGGCCCTGCCGACCAACTTCCATTAATGGACTGCCATAATACTTGAGTGGCCTGTGATCACGTAACAATTAAAGCCACTCACTCGCTCGGCATGCGAATCACCTGGCCTGCGCTAACAAACTCTGCGCACTTTGTAGTAATATTCCATCAATCGTGTCCGTTTTTACACGAACAAATGTGTAATAGTTTAAGTTTGTGTGATGGATGGTGGTGGTGCAGCCGTACTTCCCggtgccggaggaggaggcgggggcggcgacgcAGTACGTGATGCGGCGGGTGGCGCCGCGGCGGGTGTGGCCGCCGATCGCGTTCGGGGCGTCGATGGCGTGCTGGTACGAGCACGTGAGCCGGACCATCTGCCTCACCATCTGCAGGCACCACCGGGTCTGGAACAGGCTCTTCAGGATCTTCACCAGAAACAAGTAAGCCAACCGCCTCACCTCCTGCATATATTATATTATTTTAACTTTACTTTACTACTCCACCATCGTGTAGCATATTTTCTTGTCCTTCTTTTCCCGGTGGCACCACATATACTCTATATATATTTCCCAACCATCTGACCTGCCTGTCCTGGCCTGCATGTTCCTCGGCCGGTCCCGTGACAACCCAGTCACGATAAGTAACTGCACTAGAACTAGATAGACGTACCCCACGCACAAACGGTCGCCGTGCGCACAGGgaacacccacacacacacacgggcAGCACAGTAAACTACTTAAGTTGAGCTCGatcttgcagttatgaatctcttAGTAGTAAGTTTTGAAATGAAAAAACACAAAGCTTTGAAACGAAAACACATTGCTGCGGCATTCAATGGGCGCGAGACTGGCGGATGAGCCACAGCTGTCGACCCCATTCATGGCGCCACGAGTCTCCCTCCGATCCCACGGCCTTTTCTCTGCGTACGTACCCGCCGCTGCTGCTGCAGGAACGTCCAGAATTTGTCTTTAAAATTGATGAAGCAGACTGGCTA
Protein-coding regions in this window:
- the LOC123165252 gene encoding probable lysophospholipase BODYGUARD 1, whose product is MHIATCVWQEKAAAMGAAAGGRAGECRVSLVALLAAAGRALNCVVSFVVFSFLDVLDMVLCLVYKVVDYAVEAEWKPCYCSAAAREGGGGGGVAGGAAGAKGALSFVAPRAAAAAGPKVVRLSSSSANKMQLEDVSDTLYVRASLLSDATRKPGPIAPALTVSPAIAELIRGKIDRAPRPPRQAPCWSDCDCKMCHSWSTGSRASHLYVHVQAPPPPPPGAGEQEAVIFIHGFISSSVFWTETVFPAFSLAARGRYRMFAVDLLGFGRSPKPADSLYTLREHLEMIERSVLQRYRLKSFHVVAHSLGSVLALALAVKYPGAVKSLTLLAPPYFPVPEEEAGAATQYVMRRVAPRRVWPPIAFGASMACWYEHVSRTICLTICRHHRVWNRLFRIFTRNKMRTFLIEAFMCHTHNAAWHTLHNIMCLSASKMGAYLDVVAGQLSCKVALFHGRDDELLPVECTLAVGARVPRARVTVYDNKDHITIVVGQEKLFAAELEAIWRSAAQD